TGCGGGCGGAGGAGCGGACAGCCATCTCGGCCAGGGCTCGTAAGAGAATCCTGGATACCCTGGCGCCGGCAGTAAGCGCCCGCGCCCACGCCGAACAACTGTTGGCCACCGCACAGTCCTCGCGTCCTTCTCGATCGCCCTCGCTCTACGATGGGATGTTTTTTCCCCGCGAATCGGAGGCTGCCGATCACCACGGCTTGGACCGAATATCGATTCGCCAGATTGTCCACTACCTGACCGGGCGACTGCGGTCCAAATTCCGCGACTAGCATGTCCCGCCCCACCCTTGCTCTTTGTATTCCCGCCTACCGCGCCGCATGGTGTCTTCCCCGGCTGCTCGGATCGGCGGCGCGCCAGGGAATCCCTTTCGACGAGATCCTCGTCTACAACGACTGCAGTCCGGACAACACCGCCGAGGTGGCTCAGGCCCACGGTGCCACCGTCGTCGATGGAAAGGTCAACGTGGGCTGCAGTGCGGGAAAGAACGCCCTGCTCAACGTCGCGACATCCGAGTGGATACATTTCCACGACGCCGACGACGAGCTCCTGCCAAATTTCACCCAGTTGGCCCACGCGTGGATGGCCCGTGGCGCGGATTGCCCCGATGTTGTGCTGTTCGCCTACGAATATCGCGACAACGAGAACCAAACCCTCCTCGCCACCCGTTACTTCGAAGCGGACGCGCTGCGCCACGATGCGGTCGATTACGCCATCCGGGAACAAATCAATCCGTTCTGCGGATTGTATCGGCGGGACCGCGTTGCAGGCGTAGGCGGCTACGACACCGCCCCCGAGATCCTGTTCAACGAGGATGTCGCGTTTCACTGCAAATTGGCTGTGGCGGGATTAAATTTTGATGCCGAGTCGGCGGTCTCGATCATCAATTACCGCGTCGGCGGTTCGATGTCCGGCAGCAACCAACTGCGGTGCATCCAGGCGCACGTAGAAGTGATGCGTCGATTGATTCCCCAAGTCGGCAAGTCACACGGCGCGGCGATTGCGAGCCGGACGTGGCACGCCGCCGGTATTCTGGCGATGCACGGCAAGTGGGACGAGGCGGACGCCGCGATTGCACTGGGAAGGTCGGTGTATCCAAAACCTCCCGACGCAATCAATCGCACTTTCGCCATTTTGTGCCAACTGATCGGCCCTGAAAGAGCCTTCCGACTTCGGGAAGGCTTCATCCGCCGTTTTAAACCTCACCTCCGTTCATC
This portion of the Actomonas aquatica genome encodes:
- a CDS encoding glycosyltransferase family 2 protein — its product is MSRPTLALCIPAYRAAWCLPRLLGSAARQGIPFDEILVYNDCSPDNTAEVAQAHGATVVDGKVNVGCSAGKNALLNVATSEWIHFHDADDELLPNFTQLAHAWMARGADCPDVVLFAYEYRDNENQTLLATRYFEADALRHDAVDYAIREQINPFCGLYRRDRVAGVGGYDTAPEILFNEDVAFHCKLAVAGLNFDAESAVSIINYRVGGSMSGSNQLRCIQAHVEVMRRLIPQVGKSHGAAIASRTWHAAGILAMHGKWDEADAAIALGRSVYPKPPDAINRTFAILCQLIGPERAFRLREGFIRRFKPHLRSSLDKQTSPSASP